In Bosea vestrisii, the following are encoded in one genomic region:
- a CDS encoding ABC transporter ATP-binding protein — MSALIETARLTRVLPAAVPVTLVQDITLTIGEGEFVAITGPSGSGKSSLLYLLGLLDRPTAGTLAISGMDTAGLSERERAEIRLATLGFVFQFHFLLPEFTVRENVEIPMRRLGRLGTAAMRERSTELLGALGLADHLDKRPDQLSGGQRQRVAVARALANDPPLILADEPTGSLDSKNSEQVFAILDALVRERGKTVIAVTHDTDMAARASRRIHLVDGRVAEV; from the coding sequence ATGAGCGCGCTGATCGAGACCGCCCGGCTCACCCGCGTGCTGCCTGCCGCCGTGCCGGTGACTCTGGTCCAGGACATCACCCTGACCATCGGTGAGGGCGAGTTCGTCGCGATCACCGGTCCCTCCGGCTCGGGCAAGTCGTCGCTGCTCTATCTTCTCGGCCTGCTCGACCGGCCGACGGCCGGCACGCTCGCCATCTCGGGCATGGATACCGCCGGGCTCAGCGAGCGTGAGCGCGCCGAGATCAGGCTGGCGACGCTCGGCTTCGTCTTCCAGTTCCACTTCCTGCTGCCGGAGTTCACCGTCCGCGAGAATGTCGAGATCCCGATGCGCAGGCTCGGCCGGCTCGGGACTGCCGCCATGCGCGAGCGCTCGACCGAGCTTCTCGGCGCGCTCGGTCTCGCCGACCATCTCGACAAGCGGCCGGACCAGCTTTCGGGCGGCCAGCGCCAGCGCGTCGCGGTCGCCCGCGCGCTCGCCAACGACCCGCCGCTCATCCTCGCCGACGAGCCGACCGGCAGCCTCGACAGCAAGAACTCCGAGCAGGTCTTCGCCATTCTCGACGCGCTGGTGCGCGAGCGCGGCAAGACCGTTATCGCCGTGACCCACGATACCGACATGGCTGCGAGAGCGAGCCGGCGCATCCATCTGGTCGATGGCCGAGTGGCCGAGGTTTGA
- a CDS encoding efflux RND transporter periplasmic adaptor subunit, whose product MAPMEDAVKFARSLLAVTAVMVAAGAYWSLSKPITVATVSPKRGDAAEVVYATGTVEPRTWAKVAALVRERVIERCDCEGQRVQQGHVLARLDSAQAEAALAELKARQKLATAEHDRLAVLVERNVMSLQALDRARSEMGQASALIAGQSARLENYVLRAPMAGTVLRRDGEVGEIAEPGTVLFWIGEAKPLRVVAEVNEEDIPQVKPGHRVLIRADAFPGRTLEGTVDSITPKGDPIAKTYRVYLALPNDTPLLIGMTVELNIIVRMAQSALLLPVGAVQGNAVFVVEGDRARRHELVIGIRGTGDVEILSGLPEAARVIAPYPEKLGDGARVAPQGR is encoded by the coding sequence ATGGCTCCTATGGAGGATGCCGTGAAGTTCGCTCGCAGTCTGCTTGCCGTCACGGCCGTGATGGTTGCCGCTGGTGCCTATTGGTCGCTGTCGAAGCCAATCACGGTCGCGACCGTCTCGCCAAAGCGCGGCGACGCGGCGGAGGTCGTCTATGCCACCGGCACGGTCGAACCGCGCACTTGGGCAAAGGTCGCGGCGCTGGTGCGCGAGCGCGTTATCGAGCGCTGCGATTGCGAAGGGCAGCGCGTGCAGCAGGGGCATGTTCTCGCCCGGCTCGACAGCGCCCAGGCCGAAGCGGCGCTCGCCGAGCTCAAGGCGCGTCAGAAGCTCGCCACCGCCGAGCATGACCGGCTCGCGGTCCTTGTCGAGCGCAATGTGATGAGCCTGCAGGCGCTCGACCGGGCCCGTAGCGAGATGGGTCAGGCCTCGGCGTTGATCGCCGGTCAGAGCGCGCGCCTGGAGAACTATGTGCTGCGCGCGCCGATGGCGGGCACCGTGCTGCGCCGTGACGGTGAGGTCGGCGAGATCGCCGAGCCCGGCACCGTGCTGTTCTGGATCGGCGAGGCGAAGCCATTGCGCGTCGTCGCCGAGGTCAACGAAGAGGATATCCCGCAGGTCAAGCCGGGCCATCGCGTCCTGATCCGGGCCGACGCCTTTCCGGGGCGGACGCTGGAGGGAACCGTCGACAGCATCACGCCGAAGGGCGACCCGATCGCCAAGACTTACCGTGTCTATCTCGCTCTGCCGAACGATACCCCGCTGCTCATCGGCATGACGGTCGAGCTCAACATCATCGTACGGATGGCACAGAGCGCGCTCCTGCTGCCAGTCGGTGCGGTGCAGGGCAATGCCGTCTTCGTCGTCGAAGGCGATCGCGCCCGCCGCCACGAGTTGGTGATCGGCATTCGCGGCACGGGCGATGTCGAGATTCTCTCCGGCCTGCCGGAGGCGGCGCGCGTGATCGCGCCCTATCCCGAGAAGCTCGGCGACGGCGCCCGCGTCGCGCCGCAGGGCAGGTGA
- a CDS encoding ABC transporter permease, with protein sequence MRLILALALTHIRGRGRQTLVAIIGVALGVGFSIAMAALMQGGEDDFVARLVDTMPHVDITDEHRTARRQPVQDAFAAARIAGLRPKDDRRGILNPTEAAAMLRAWVPGRLALSLKTQGVVRYSGRDVGIAIIGIEPQAEMRVSALVKDFRQGSFTSLIAGGNNIVVGDRLAQRLGAELGTTVTVVSATGQSRAFKIVGLFHTGTTARDEGEGYVLLKHAQILSERPNAINEIRLKLDDPNAAPQVARRAEAQIGYKAVAWQEANESLLEALVIRNVIMYTVVGAILLVAGFGIFNIISTITHEKARDIAILKSLGFTETDMRRLFLLEGLALGAGGSLVGWVVGLSLCFALSLVRFELSGASVAQEITRLPLAWSIWHYLIAAGFALVSAGVAGYLPARQAARLNPVDIIRGAT encoded by the coding sequence GTGCGGCTGATCCTCGCACTGGCGCTGACGCATATCCGCGGCCGCGGCCGGCAGACGCTGGTCGCGATCATCGGCGTCGCGCTTGGCGTCGGCTTCTCGATCGCCATGGCGGCGCTGATGCAGGGCGGCGAGGATGATTTCGTCGCACGGCTGGTCGACACCATGCCGCATGTCGACATCACCGACGAACATCGCACGGCCCGCCGCCAGCCGGTGCAGGACGCGTTCGCAGCGGCCCGGATCGCCGGCCTGCGCCCGAAGGACGACCGACGCGGCATCCTCAACCCCACCGAGGCGGCGGCCATGCTACGCGCCTGGGTGCCGGGTAGACTGGCGCTCAGCCTCAAGACGCAAGGGGTGGTGCGCTATTCCGGGCGGGATGTCGGCATCGCCATCATCGGCATCGAGCCGCAGGCCGAGATGCGCGTCTCCGCGCTGGTCAAGGATTTCCGCCAGGGCAGCTTCACCTCGCTGATTGCCGGCGGCAACAACATCGTCGTCGGCGACCGGCTGGCGCAGCGCCTCGGCGCCGAGCTCGGCACCACCGTTACCGTGGTCTCCGCGACCGGCCAGAGCCGCGCCTTCAAGATCGTCGGCCTGTTCCATACCGGCACCACCGCCCGCGACGAGGGCGAGGGCTATGTCCTGCTCAAGCACGCCCAGATCCTGAGCGAGCGCCCGAATGCGATCAACGAGATCAGGCTGAAGCTCGACGATCCCAACGCCGCGCCGCAGGTCGCGCGCCGTGCGGAAGCGCAGATCGGCTACAAGGCGGTCGCCTGGCAGGAGGCGAACGAGTCGCTGCTCGAGGCGCTCGTGATCCGTAATGTCATCATGTACACGGTCGTCGGCGCGATCCTGCTCGTCGCCGGCTTCGGCATCTTCAACATCATTTCGACGATCACCCATGAGAAGGCGCGCGACATCGCCATCCTGAAGTCGCTCGGTTTCACCGAGACCGATATGCGCCGCCTCTTCCTGCTCGAAGGGCTGGCGCTCGGCGCCGGCGGCTCGCTGGTCGGCTGGGTGGTCGGCCTCTCGCTCTGCTTTGCGCTCTCGCTCGTCCGCTTCGAATTGTCGGGCGCGAGCGTCGCGCAGGAGATCACCCGGCTGCCGCTGGCCTGGAGCATCTGGCACTACCTGATCGCTGCCGGCTTCGCACTGGTCTCGGCCGGGGTCGCCGGTTACCTGCCGGCAAGGCAGGCGGCGCGGCTCAACCCGGTCGACATCATCCGGGGCGCGACATGA